The Arachis hypogaea cultivar Tifrunner chromosome 19, arahy.Tifrunner.gnm2.J5K5, whole genome shotgun sequence genome has a window encoding:
- the LOC112776904 gene encoding uncharacterized protein — MATNDSNRVGLVISTTESIRVFLSGASQDPNLSHHLRHTSADLLSQSELSYEHLRSVWMASDPSIRPELTQLFSGTRFVFSSPKPRQKSEELKSRLKKLQDLAERKAYQELVKDIAPKKEVEEPFSSYKDQLGFGLHVVVTMFTGYLVGYAAFRALFNHSPAMNAAGGILGLVVAMLVETFLFIIRSSNLDASKTRSSQTPKSAFSASSLKKNQ, encoded by the exons ATGGCTACCAATGATTCAAACCGGGTCGGATTAGTAATATCCACCACTGAATCAATTAGGGTTTTCCTCTCTGGAGCCTCTCAAGACCCTAATCTCTCCCACCACCTCCGACACACATCCGCTGATCTTCTCTCCCAATCTGAGCTTTCATACGAGCATCTCCGCTCTGTCTGGATGGCCTCTGATCCATCCATCCGACCCGAATTGACCCAACTCTTCTCCGGCACGCGATTCGTCTTCTCTAGCCCGAAGCCCAGGCAGAAG AGTGAAGAATTGAAGTCAAGGCTGAAAAAGTTGCAAGACTTGGCTGAAAGGAAAGCTTATCAAGAGCTAGTGAAGGACATTGCACCAAAGAAGGAAGTTGAGGAACCATTCTCTTCTTACAAGGACCAGTTAGGATTTG GATTACATGTGGTGGTTACCATGTTTACTGGCTATCTTGTTGGTTATGCTGCATTTAGAGCATTGTTTAATCACAGTCCTGCCATG AATGCTGCTGGAGGAATTCTTGGATTAGTGGTGGCCATGCTTGTTGAGACTTTCCTTTTCATTATTAGAAGTTCTAATCTGGATGCCAGTAAAACAAGGTCCAGTCAAACACCGAAATCAGCCTTTTCCGCATCCAGTCTCAAGAAAAACCAGTAG